Within the Microbacterium terricola genome, the region AGCCGGATCGCGACGGACGGGCCGGAGAGCATGAACTCGAGCAGCGGCTCGTAGAAGGGCTTGCCCTCGTGCTCGGCGTAGTGGCGCTCGAGCCGCTCACGGTCGGGCTCGACGAGGCGGATGTCGACGAGCGCGTACCCCTTCGCTTCGATGCGGGCGAGGATCGCGCCCGTCAGTCCGCGGGCGACGCCGTCGGGCTTGACGAGGACGAGAGTCTCTTCGGTGGCCATGTCAGTCTCCGTTCGGGATGTCGGACTCCGCCGCCAGCAGCGCGTTGCGCCGGTCGAGGGAAGCCCCCTTGATGGTGGCATACGCCCACATGCCACCGAAAACCAGGCCGACGATCGCGAGGGCGGGGACCAGGATGCCGCCGAGCAGCACGACGACCTGGAGCGCCCAGCCGAGCGCGATGCCCCAGGGGTAACGGAGCAGGCCGCTGACGGCGAGCATCAGCAGCGCCACGATCGTGCCGGCCACGATGCCCCACCAGGGCTCGATCCCCGCCGGGAGGGCCTTCAGCCCGTAGAGGACGAGCCCGCCGAGGAAAGCGATGACCGACTCGAACACGAGGACGATCGAGCCCAGTGACTCCGCCGCTCCTCGGCGGCGGCGCGGACGCGGAGCCGTCGCGGCGGGCGCGTCGGCGGTCACGCGGTCCACCCGCTCTTCCAGTCGTCCTCGCGGGCGAGAGTGAGCGCTTCGCCGGCCAGCAGCACGGAGCCGGCGACGACGACCGCGCGCCGCTCGCCCGACGCGGCCCACTCGCGCGCAGCGTCCGCGGCGTCGGCGAGACCCGGATGCACCGTCACGGGGATGCCCGCGGCTTCGGCCAGATCGGCCACCACATCGGCGTCCTCTGCGCGTTCGGAGACGGGTGCGGTGGCGAAGATGTGCGTGGCGACCGGGGCGAGGGCCGCCACGATGCCTGCGGCGTCCTTGTCGGCGAGCACACCCAGGACCACGCCCCACTCCTCGAACGCGAACGACTCGCGGAGGGCGTCGGCGAGGGCGCGCGCACCGTGCGGGTTGTGCGCGGCGTCGACGAGCACGGTCGGCTCGATGCCGACGAGCTGCAGGCGTCCGGGCGAGGTGGTCTCCGCGAAGCCCTGCGTGAGGACGTCCTGGTCGATCGACCGCGCGGCTCCGCCGACGAGCGACTCGACGGCGGCGATCGCCAGCGCGGCGTTCTGGCCCTGGTAGGAGCCGTACAGCGGCAGGTAGACCTCGTCGTACCCGCCGGCGAGGCCGCGCACGGAGATCTGCTGGCCGCCCACGGCGAGGCGGCTCTCACGCAGCGCGAAATCGTCGCCCTCGAAGGCGATCTGGGCGCCGCGGACGCCGGCGGCCGCGCGCAGCACCGATTCCGCCGCGGGATCCTGCCGGGCGGAGACGACGGCTGCGCCGTCCTTGATGATCCCCGCCTTGACCT harbors:
- the ndk gene encoding nucleoside-diphosphate kinase, which codes for MATEETLVLVKPDGVARGLTGAILARIEAKGYALVDIRLVEPDRERLERHYAEHEGKPFYEPLLEFMLSGPSVAIRLAGNRVIEGFRSLAGTTDPTTAAPGTIRGDFGRDWGVKVQQNLVHGSDSPESAARELDIWF
- a CDS encoding DUF4233 domain-containing protein; this encodes MDRVTADAPAATAPRPRRRRGAAESLGSIVLVFESVIAFLGGLVLYGLKALPAGIEPWWGIVAGTIVALLMLAVSGLLRYPWGIALGWALQVVVLLGGILVPALAIVGLVFGGMWAYATIKGASLDRRNALLAAESDIPNGD
- a CDS encoding bifunctional folylpolyglutamate synthase/dihydrofolate synthase, which codes for MSDRSRADAVYAALLSRQGERWVQPRVERTRRLLEFLDDPQRTYRVVHVTGTNGKTSTSRMIESLVRAHGLRTGLFTSPHLERFTERIVVDGEPASDAAVADAWEEIEPFVALVDAELAASGEPPLTFFELLTALAFLVFSDAPVDVAVIEVGMGGSWDSTNTADGDVAVIAPIDIDHADRLGDTIAEIAEVKAGIIKDGAAVVSARQDPAAESVLRAAAGVRGAQIAFEGDDFALRESRLAVGGQQISVRGLAGGYDEVYLPLYGSYQGQNAALAIAAVESLVGGAARSIDQDVLTQGFAETTSPGRLQLVGIEPTVLVDAAHNPHGARALADALRESFAFEEWGVVLGVLADKDAAGIVAALAPVATHIFATAPVSERAEDADVVADLAEAAGIPVTVHPGLADAADAAREWAASGERRAVVVAGSVLLAGEALTLAREDDWKSGWTA